aaataagttttagtttttctttatctttatcttttaatattcatatgtatacattatttttatatattatatttttgaaacttaaattatattattatcgATGGATGCTGCATAGAGGTGGATGTAGATGTGTGATGCAAGCGTGTGAAAGTAAAGGCATAAATGCAAGTGCATGAACGCATCATATATCGGTTGAAGATTAAGTTTGCTAGTGCAACATAAATTTGATCATTGTCTACTTGTCATCAAATCACTGTTGGAATTTAGTTGATGTTAAAGTGTGTGAGAAATCACTGTTGGAATAGTTCAAAGACATGCAAAACATACACAGTTTCATATGAGATGTGATTTGGATATTTGATCAATAAGATTTCCTTATGTGATGTCTTAAAGGAGTTTGAAAGTGCCTTCAGCACAATGCTTGATTGATCTGAAAATTGGCTCTACTTGCAGGCAAGTGTGCAGCCACTGCCACTAACTGTTCTTATATCGCACCATATCAATCTTTCAATTGGCATAGAAGAACAAATATCAATCGATGGCATTTGCAAGAATGTACAAACAGAGCTTGAATTGAGCTATTTTTGTTCTAATCTCAGCAGAGAACTAGCCAGACTAATTAAGAAATGCTTCTTTGTGAAATTAGAATTCACCAGGTGTTCCAGTACTCTCAGCAAATTTTCTAACACATCGTTGACAAATGCCCTTTTTGtgaaatatttagttaaaaagaaaatttcaaaagaaagaaacaaaacaaaacaaaaccaaaatcatgGCGTTATTCCTTAATTATCCCAAGCTCAAGCTCATTAACAGGTTGagcctcttcttcttgttcgtAGAGTTGCACAAGGCTAATGTTAACGTTCTCCTCAGGCTCCCACGTGGCATCAGCCATATCAGTCCATTTGACAAGATACTCAGTGTTGCCATCGTCCCCCATCCTCTTTCCCATCACCCTCTCCGCCACAGCGTACTCAAGCCCAGCTTCGTAGTCCTTCACCACATCTTCCGCCACGTGTACACCTTTCACCCAGTCGCAATCTCCACCGTCCTTCCATTTCACCAGATACTCCACGTCTTTCCCTCTCCCTCGCTTCTCCAAAATCTCCTCCACCTCCGCGTACTCGAACACTTGATCTTCAAGAATGCTGATCACCTTCTCCAGCCCTATTCTACGACCGAACTGCATCGGGTTCCCTTTCGGCGTCGTTTTCAGAATCTCCCTCGCCAGCTCCAGCGGCGTCAACCCTCTCTCGTCTTCCACCTCAGCATCCGCTCCGAGCTCCACCAGCGCCGCCACCGCATCCGGTTGCACGTACCCGGCCGCCATGTGCAGCGCGGTTAAGCCGCCTCTTATGTCCCGGTGGTCAAGATCGGCTCCAGCTTCGGACAAGAGCCTTACGCACTTGTCCGAACCAAGCCCCGCCACGAACAGGAGCGCCGTCCTTCCGTTTTCGTCTACCGTGTTGGCGTCGCGGCGACCTTCCGACGATTCGAGAAGCTGAGCGAGTGCTTGGTCGTCGGCTTTCCTCGCGGCGGTCCACCAGGGTGTCTCGTACTCGGACACCACGTCTGCTGCGATGTAGCTGGATGGGACCCACGATGGGGAATGGCCGTCTTTCCACTCGATTAGGTACTCCATGGCGGCGCCACCTCCTCCTGCCGCCATCCGGCTTCCGATGATTCTGTTGACTTCTCCGTATGATTCGTCGTCGTCTTCCACGAAGGAGGCAGTTTCGTAGTTGTCTCTTTGTACCGCAGCAGGAGATGTAGCTCGGAAAGAGAGCTGCTTGTTTAGGAGTTGTCTGGTCTGAAAGGATTGAAAGGAGGAGAAAGCATAAGATTTGGGTACATGGGGAAGTTTGATGATGCGAGATAGAGACTGATGATGATTAATCACGAGAGATGATGTATCCATGGCCGGCCAGATGctcaaaaaacaaacaaacgaaGCAAGGCGACTGTGAGAGCAGTGGCAAGAGAAAACAGAGAGAAGGAGAGTTAGCGGCAAGAGAAACACACTAGATTTTCTAGTGGATAAGAAATCTTAGCCATTCATTCATACAATCATCCAATGCCCATTTCAAATGGGCCCACCAGAAACATAATCTCACAAGAAACACTCCTCTCTTCTGTGTTTTTTATTAACAATAAACACATCCCCATACAGCTTGCTATCTTTTTTCTCAGTTATTAACATCAACTATGCATGTATGCATTGCATTTTGAACACTTGGGGTTTTAGTTGATAAATTAAACCATAACAACCGATACGGATAGTAAAAGAACAAGTCTGTTAGAGTGTTTATGGATAGAAAACAGAGTTCACCTTTTCTACTTCTCATGATGGTCATGTCTAATCATCTACCAACACAAGAAAAAGTTACAAACAGCAGCTAATTCCTTAAGTAGCTCAAAATTGAAATATCCAACTTAAGAGGTTATACATATGTATTGGATATAACTGATAACGTTCCATATGTAGAATCATCATTCGACAAACTCTACCTCAACTTCTTCATATCCTAATTAAAAACACCAGTTTTCGCAACATGTTCGCCTCTAAGCCATCTCTCTTTGAACTACAGGACGGTGTGGCTTTGGGGCTAAAacagaaggaaaaaaaactatttttaaagaTGTTTCAGCAAAGAACATAACTGGAGCTAAAGATGAGAATGGTTACCGTTGGGATTGCCTTGCTCAtagaaacatttgaaaagagAGACAGCTTCCTCTGCCATTATTCCTCTGCTGCACTTGTACCCTTTTCCTCCTTGACCTTCTTCACTATATTAAAAAACAGAGATCACAAACTTCAATTTAACAAGGCAGTTTCTTTGTAATAAGATTGTAGTGTGTATCTTTAGGACCTAGAGATGGATAATCTTACGTCTGAGAACTCCCTATGTGAAGCGGCAAAATGGAACCACAACCCCCAAATTTATCATTTCCGCATCCATAATACACTTCCTTTATACCTTCGATTAAAAAGTATGTCATATCAGgaacaaatcaaacaaaaaaaatgtcaagttCGGATTAAGGAACCATACCGAGAAACGATAAGGCGGATGCACACATTATGCAAGGTTCACATGTTACGTAAAGAACACATTTCGAGAATTTCTCGGCGACTTGTGAAGGTGAGAGTCCATCTTTTCGCCACTGTCCAATAAGTTCATCGATTGCTTCCATCTCTGCATGTCTTGTGGCCTTTTcgaacaaaattataaaaaaacaactTAGTAGTATGGTTGAGGTAACAATAAAGAGACACTCTATACCATCGCATTGCAAAGGTGCTCATAGAGAggaatattgaaaattttgaaaaattacatTGCGTGTCTCATTAGTTCGGTTTCTCCCTGAAGCAATGATGTTACCGTCCTCAAAAATGACACATCTGATCCagacaaacaaaaagataagaaattaaTTGATAATGATGGAGAGAAACACAAACTGGGATGAAGCAAAGTTACCCCACGGGAACTTCAAGAGCTTCTAGAGCAAGCTTAGCCTGCAGTCCATGTAAATCAGACATTGTAACTCTAAAAAAAAGCAACAAACTTTTGGAGTAATAATGGAAGCAGTACTAGTGTATACCTGGTGCAGAGCAAAACCCATATACTTATGCGACTCCTCACA
The window above is part of the Brassica napus cultivar Da-Ae chromosome C8, Da-Ae, whole genome shotgun sequence genome. Proteins encoded here:
- the LOC125591657 gene encoding signal recognition particle 43 kDa protein, chloroplastic-like; this encodes MDTSSLVINHHQSLSRIIKLPHVPKSYAFSSFQSFQTRQLLNKQLSFRATSPAAVQRDNYETASFVEDDDESYGEVNRIIGSRMAAGGGGAAMEYLIEWKDGHSPSWVPSSYIAADVVSEYETPWWTAARKADDQALAQLLESSEGRRDANTVDENGRTALLFVAGLGSDKCVRLLSEAGADLDHRDIRGGLTALHMAAGYVQPDAVAALVELGADAEVEDERGLTPLELAREILKTTPKGNPMQFGRRIGLEKVISILEDQVFEYAEVEEILEKRGRGKDVEYLVKWKDGGDCDWVKGVHVAEDVVKDYEAGLEYAVAERVMGKRMGDDGNTEYLVKWTDMADATWEPEENVNISLVQLYEQEEEAQPVNELELGIIKE
- the LOC125591658 gene encoding tRNA-specific adenosine deaminase TAD2-like, which produces MALVKEDCCEESHKYMGFALHQAKLALEALEVPVGCVIFEDGNIIASGRNRTNETRNATRHAEMEAIDELIGQWRKDGLSPSQVAEKFSKCVLYVTCEPCIMCASALSFLGIKEVYYGCGNDKFGGCGSILPLHIGSSQTEEGQGGKGYKCSRGIMAEEAVSLFKCFYEQGNPNAPKPHRPVVQREMA